In Theileria parva strain Muguga chromosome 4 map unlocalized ctg_529, whole genome shotgun sequence, one DNA window encodes the following:
- the rplC gene encoding 50S ribosomal protein L3: MFNSFSAFKMGRLCNLISYRNLSTTKKLDIKTPYCSRWIKRLERMNANRRIEKPTKYLDSIPETEVFTEEDVKKLSITPTKPIWNTRRSGVLAYKIGCMSLWDDWGVRHAVTVCHVDRCVVLEKRTIEKNGYEALQLGLGYKNIKQQSKPNIGRFIKLGTGSKNHIAEFKCSSDCLLPEGHYFSVRHFTPGQWVFVSGWSKAKGFKGAMRRWSFGGQNQSHGTECKAHSAPGSISQGKSVHIVWRNTKMGGHVGPDPRVTNCRVFRIETHRNLIFLKGAIPGEIGSVVKIRDALGISARKNKGLHIHYPTFLPIPNHPYPVTIQEPVNERDPFLFSEDPMYDFKSHK, encoded by the exons ATGTTTAATAGTTTTTCGGCCTTTAAAATGGGCCGATTGTGTAATTTAATCTCTTATCGCAATTTATCAACTACTAAAAAGTTGGATATCAAAACACCTTACTGTAGCAGATGGATTAAAAGGTTAGAACGCATGAACGCGAATAGAAGGATAGAAAAACCTACCAAATATCTAGATTCCATACCGGAAACTGAAGTTTTCACAGAGGAAGATGTTAAAAAACTGTCAATAACACCCACAAAGCCCATTTGGAACACACGAAG GAGTGGAGTTTTGGCATATAAAATTGGATGCATGTCGCTTTGGGACGACTGGGGAGTTCGTCACGCAGTGACTGTGTGCCATGTTGACAGGTGTGTAGTCCTGGAAAAAAGAACAATAGAGAAAAATGGATATGAAGCTTTACAACTTGGACTAGGAtataaaaacattaaacAGCAGTCGAAACCAAACATTGGAAGGTTTATTAAACTGGGAACAGGTTCAAAAAACCATATTGCAGAGTTCAAATGTTCCAGTGACTGCCTTCTTCCAGAAGGCCACTACTTTAGTGTCAGGCACTTTACTCCAGGTCAGTGGGTTTTTGTTTCAGGGTGGTCTAAGGCTAAGGGGTTTAAAGGAGCAATGAGAAGGTGGTCTTTTGGAGGCCAAAACCAAAGTCATGGAACAGAATGTAAAGCCCATAGTGCTCCAGGCTCAATTTCCCAGGGCAAATCTGTACACATAGTATGGAGAAACACTAAAATGGGTGGTCACGTTGGTCCTGATCCAAGAGTTACAAACTGCAGAGTTTTTAGAATTGAAACCCAtagaaatttaatattcttaaaaGGTGCAATTCCTGGGGAAATAGGGAGTGTAGTTAAGATACGAGACGCACTGGGGATTAGTGCTAGGAAAAACAAGGGACTTCACATACACTATCCAACTTTTTTACCAATACCAAACCATCCCTATCCAGTGACAATCCAGGAACCTGTGAATGAAAGGGATCCATTTTTGTTCTCCGAAGACCCAATGTATGACTTTAAATCGCATA
- the nup98 gene encoding Nucleoporin autopeptidase family protein produces the protein MFGNTNTSGSFWNTNNQQNTNLSNTFSSLTNTDQKPNYSFGSFGLNNTSTTQSANLQNSSFMNSGTNSLFGSNQPSLFGQSSTMGGSTLFGNTGQSNTFFGSNMNNTSQQLGSSNSNVFGSSLFGSDNKQTGSFYQTNTGQNQTGFGQITGNETADPKNFDGSTIVNVAYETNNIPDEYRWEYYRKNDPSLGGLGAGFANTTGTGLFGGTTGLGSATGTGLFGSTNTGLFGSTTGLGSTTSTTGTGLFGSTTGLGSTTGTGLFGSNTGINTNTGTGLFGSTTTGLGSTTGLGSTTGSGLFGSNTGTTSTTGTGLFGSTNTGLGSTTGAGLFGSTTQTGTTGTGLFGSSNTGLGSTTGTGLFGSTTGLGTTTGTNTGTGLFGSTTQTGLGSTTGTSGTGLFGGTTTGTTGSGLFGSTNTFGSTTTGLGSTSGTTGTGLFGSTNTGLGSTTGTTGTGLFGSTTSTAGTTGTGLFGSSNTGLNTTTGTGLFGGTTTGLGSTTGSTGTGLFGSSATTQPGGLFGSTTSGLGSTTGTTGTGLFGSTTGLGTMSGTTGTGLFGSSTGFGSTTTGLGSLGSQYGTSNLFGATGTSQFNNQMQQNNPKLGCLYLWDLNSPSPGLSSFWSSNVSLPPEAIEYLNKVNSLNKEPVQPQNPNVSNSLYTNDHKDRFGIRKVLNDLGISIPRYYMNALNTPNTYNTDTTNNYNEDKRVNEHKRVNGDRDVESGSNSLHRHFEKIRSLQEDRRTEADLLKFYTKGGKLKILKDTNQLKQHPNSNHKTGNNTNNISNNMTNNVRNNVNSVNNIDGLEVGMLGGYLGRNGKTRLDPIYLSKVDEAEKFVDTESDMKSQLTEKESAESESADDVTPSHRPPKLTKEGYSTRPTMQSLQKMTDTQLASVMDFQVIKDGYGDILWPGYTDLRGLDLDKIVDIGYRKLSVYKDSDDVSPVGTGLNKTALITLYNCTPKDYDERSISKQITQIEKLKEYTESNGCKFISANFKNGIWMFETPYFVNTSGNLPENPKFMAFDHDRR, from the coding sequence atgtttGGAAATACTAATACCTCTGGATCATTTTGGAATACTAATAATCAGcaaaatacaaatttatcaaacaCTTTTTCATCGCTAACTAATACAGACCAAAAACCTAATTACTCCTTTGGATCTTTTGGCTTAAATAACACTTCCACCACTCAAAGTgctaatttacaaaatagCAGTTTCATGAATTCCGGGACAAATAGTTTGTTCGGGTCTAATCAGCCCTCTCTTTTTGGCCAGAGTAGCACCATGGGTGGTTCTACTTTGTTCGGAAACACTGGCCAGTCCAACACCTTCTTCGGAAGTAACATGAATAATACTTCACAGCAACTAGGCTCTTCTAATTCTAATGTTTTTGGAAGCTCTTTATTTGGATCCGATAATAAACAAACTGGGAGTTTCTATCAGACCAATACAGGCCAAAATCAAACCGGATTTGGCCAAATTACTGGAAACGAGACTGCCGatcctaaaaattttgacGGTTCTACCATTGTAAATGTAGCTTATGAAACAAATAATATCCCAGATGAGTATAGGTGGGAGTATTATAGGAAAAATGACCCTTCGTTGGGTGGTTTGGGTGCTGGATTTGCAAACACCACTGGAACTGGATTGTTTGGCGGTACCACTGGACTTGGTTCTGCAACTGGCACTGGTTTATTTGGTAGCACTAATACTGGACTATTCGGTTCGACTACCGGTCTGGGATCAACAACTAGTACCACCGGAACTGGCCTCTTTGGTTCAACTACTGGACTTGGTTCCACCACTGGAACAGGGCTTTTCGGATCTAACACCGGAATAAATACCAATACTGGCACTGGATTATTCGGTTCAACCACGACCGGTCTAGGGTCAACCACAGGATTAGGCTCAACAACTGGATCGGGTTTATTCGGAAGTAATACAGGGACCACTTCTACTACCGGAACTGGCCTCTTTGGATCAACCAACACAGGTTTGGGCTCAACCACTGGTGCTGGACTGTTTGGAAGTACTACTCAAACTGGCACTACTGGAACTGGATTGTTCGGATCATCCAATACTGGCTTAGGTTCAACAACGGGTACTGGATTATTTGGTAGTACAACTGGACTAGGAACAACAACTGGTACAAATACAGGTACAGGATTGTTTGGAAGTACTACGCAAACTGGTCTTGGTTCTACCACAGGGACTTCAGGAACTGGTCTGTTCGGTGGCACTACAACTGGCACGACAGGTTCTGGCCTATTTGGTTCCACTAATACTTTTGGGAGTACTACAACTGGGCTAGGTTCTACAAGTGGTACCACAGGCACTGGGTTATTTGGATCAACGAATACTGGATTGGGCTCGACAACAGGCACGACAGGTACTGGATTGTTCGGATCAACTACGTCGACTGCTGGGACAACTGGAACTGGTCTATTCGGTAGCTCAAACACAGGATTAAACACCACTACCGGTACTGGCCTGTTTGGTGGCACCACAACTGGCCTAGGATCTACTACTGGTTCTACTGGAACTGGATTGTTTGGATCCTCGGCTACAACTCAACCAGGCGGTTTATTCGGCAGTACCACAAGTGGCCTGGGTTCTACCACTGGAACTACAGGAACTGGACTGTTTGGTAGTACTACTGGACTAGGAACCATGAGTGGTACCACTGGAACTGGTTTGTTCGGATCTAGCACTGGATTTGGTTCTACAACTACGGGCCTCGGATCACTTGGAAGCCAGTACGGTACTTCAAATTTGTTTGGAGCCACGGGAACATCTCAATTTAACAACCAAATGCAACAGAACAATCCTAAGCTCGGATGTCTGTACCTTTGGGACTTGAACTCACCCTCACCTGGTTTATCCAGCTTTTGGTCTAGCAACGTGAGTCTTCCCCCTGAGGCAATTGAATATTTGAACAAGGTTAACTCCCTAAACAAAGAACCGGTCCAGCCCCAAAATCCCAACGTTTCAAACAGCTTGTACACCAATGACCATAAGGATAGGTTTGGAATCAGAAAAGTCCTCAACGATCTTGGAATTTCTATTCCCAGATATTACATGAATGCACTTAACACCCCTAACACGTATAATACAGATactacaaataattataatgaAGATAAGCGAGTAAACGAACATAAAAGAGTTAATGGAGATAGAGACGTGGAATCTGGATCAAACTCGTTACATAGACATTTTGAAAAGATCAGGTCACTTCAGGAAGATAGACGCACTGAGGCGGACttacttaaattttacactaaaGGAGGAAAACTTAAAATACTCAAGGATACAAATCAACTAAAACAACACCCGAACTCAAATCATAAAACTGGTAATAACACCAATAACATATCTAATAATATGACTAATAACGTGAGgaataatgtaaatagtgtaaataatattgacGGGCTGGAGGTAGGGATGTTAGGAGGGTATTTGGGCAGGAATGGGAAGACAAGACTAGATCcaatatatttatcaaagGTAGATGAGGCGGAAAAGTTTGTCGATACTGAAAGTGACATGAAATCTCAATTAACTGAAAAGGAGTCGGCGGAGTCTGAAAGTGCAGATGATGTAACACCAAGTCATAGACCtccaaaattaacaaagGAAGGCTACAGCACAAGGCCTACAATGCAAAGTTTGCAAAAAATGACCGACACACAGTTGGCATCGGTAATGGACTTCCAGGTTATCAAGGACGGCTACGGGGATATACTCTGGCCTGGATACACAGATTTGAGAGGGCTTGATCTGGACAAGATTGTAGACATCGGATATCGCAAATTATCTGTGTATAAGGACTCTGATGACGTATCGCCTGTGGGCACAGGCTTAAACAAGACAGCTCTCATAACTCTATACAACTGCACACCTAAAGACTATGATGAGAGGTCCATTTCTAAGCAAATAACACAAATTGAGAAGCTGAAGGAATATACCGAGTCAAACGgctgtaaatttatatcgGCGAACTTCAAAAATGGTATCTGGATGTTCGAAACGCCTTATTTTGTTAACACTTCAGGAAATCTGCCTGAAAATCCAAAGTTCATGGCATTTGATCATGACCGACGCTAA
- the RPS21 gene encoding Ribosomal protein S21e yields MINEDGKLVDLYIPRKCSGTNRIISAKDHGAVQINIGLVDERGVYNNTNFSLALSPEMRQRGDADETVNRLLREEGLLSSNN; encoded by the exons atgattaacGAAGACGGGAAACTTGTAGATTTATACATTCCAAGGAAATGCTCTGGGACAAATAGAATCATCTCAGCCAAAGACCATGGAGCAGTACAAATCAACATTGGACTG gtTGATGAAAGAGGCGTTTACAACAACACAAACTTCAGCTTGGCTTTGAGTCCTGAAATGAGGCAGAGGGGCGATGCTGACGAGACTGTCAACAGGCTTCTGAGAGAGGAAGGACTCTTATCCTCTAACAACTAA
- a CDS encoding Mitochondrial large subunit ribosomal protein (Img2) family protein, producing the protein MYGGLFSVWRFNGFYLNQLRSIVQSSFAKSSKSKKTNNLPFKVTRTPSGNLAVYLKIRAHGTVLYTVVRHIYGDVQAMKEQLRILCESPVRERVGSLEVQGMHVKKIKKWLVSCGY; encoded by the exons ATGTATGGAGGATTATTTTCAGTTTGGAGGTTTAATGggttttatttaaatcagtTGAGAAGTATTGTGCAGTCGAGTTTTGCCAAAAGCAGTAAATCTAAGAAAACCAATAACCTTCCATTCAag GTAACCAGGACACCCTCTGGTAACCTGGCGGTTTATTTAAAGATAAGGGCTCATGGAACAGTTTTGTATACGGTAGTGAGACACATTTATGGCGATGTTCag GCCATGAAGGAGCAGCTAAGAATCCTCTGTGAATCACCTGTTCGGGAGCGAGTTGGAAGTCTTGAAGTTCAAGGAATGCATGtaaaaaagattaaaaaatggCTAGTTAGTTGCGG gtactaa
- the AMPP gene encoding Metallopeptidase family M24 family protein, which translates to MIFCKFHSYCSKINFLKSNSSNFLRIPTMSVHHSRVSSMLKLLTEKKLDSFIVDRVDPHNTEVPHSTFDRLSFISGFTGSYGLALVTHDKCYLWTDSRYFIQAERQLSSPWVLMKLLEKDVPSLTEFLSRTKEIKTVGFDLYSTTYKSHEHMVKKATEKEFVGLTENPVDVVWGKERPPLPLNPLKLHPLKYSGVSVSDKLVEVRKEMTKNNVNVLALTNLDEVAYMLNLRGSDVETSPLFYSYLVVEMDKIILFVDKRKLNDEVTSYLKSFSVETRDYNDVFSYLETVGTSEKGSPFKMWASTFSSVHLCNSFLKNHSDSTPRELFLETTPVCDLKACKNDTELKCMAEAHVADGIAMAKFFSTVYEMKDNGTLFDKDEYDLAKLSSKFRFEQENNVGLSFEPISSIAENGAVVHYRALKGDCSKIGPHMYLLDSGGQYLTGTTDVTRTVHFGTPTDEEKLAYTLVLKGHLALRHAKFPEGTPGESLDVLAKLPLWERGMNYYHGTGHGVGSYLNVHEGPCNITSLYKPKVGKPNIVYLKPGMVLSNEPGFYEAGKFGVRIENMFYVKELDDRFSKDNRKYYEFDDLTLVPYCKDLLDHSLLTKQEVEWINEYHKRISDTLVPRMSSRPGYEKAVEFLKKSAQPLLHNK; encoded by the exons ATgattttttgtaaattccATTCCTATTGcagtaaaattaactttttgAAATCTAATAGTAGTAATTTTCTTAGAATTCCCACAATGTCAGTCCACCATAGCCGTGTATCCTCAATGTTAAAGCTCTTAACTGAGAAGAAACTGGACTCCTTCATAGTTGATAGAGTTGATCCTCATAATACTGAGGTTCCACATTCCACTTTTGATAGACTCTCCTTCATTTCAGGTTTTACAGGTAGCTATGGACTTGCTCTGGTCACACATGATAAGTGTTATTTATGGACTGATTCCAG GTACTTCATACAAGCTGAGAGGCAGTTATCAAGTCCCTGGGTCCTAATGAAGCTTCTTGAGAAGGATGTTCCCTCATTAACTGAGTTTCTGTCCAGAACCAAAGAGA TTAAAACTGTCGGATTTGATTTGTACTCGACAACTTACAAATCCCATGAACACATGGTGAAAAAAGCCACTGAGAAGGAGTTTGTAGGTTTAACTGAAAACCCAGTTGATGTTGTTTGGGGCAAGGAAAGGCCACCTTTGCCATTAAATCCACTGAAGTTACACCCGCTAAAGTATTCAGGAGTTTCTGTTTCAGATAAACTGGTTGAGGTTCGGAAGGAGATGACGAAAAATAATGTCAACGTTTTAGCCCTCACG AACCTTGATGAAGTCGCCTATATGTTGAATTTAAGAGGGTCTGACGTTGAAACCTCACCACTCTTCTACTCATACCTAGTGGTTGAAATGGacaaaataat CCTTTTTGTGGATAAACGGAAGTTAAATGATGAGGTCACATCTTACTTAAAGTCATTCTCAGTTGAAACTAG GGATTACAATGACGTTTTTTCTTATCTTGAAACAGTTGGAACCAGTGAAAAAGGATCTCCGTTTAAGATGTGGGCGTCTACATTTTCTTCGGTTCATCTATGTAATTCATTTCTGAAGAATCACAGTGATTCTACACCCAGAGAGTTGTTTTTAGAGACAACACCAGTTTGTGAtttaaag GCATGTAAAAATGACACTGAGCTTAAGTGTATGGCAGAAGCACACGTAGCAGATGGAATTGCAATGGCCAAGTTCTTCTCAACAGTTTAT GAAATGAAGGACAATGGTACATTGTTTGATAAGGACGAATATGATCTGGCTAAATTAAGCAGTAAATTCAGATTCGAGCAG gaGAATAATGTTGGATTATCTTTTGAGCCAATATCATCAATAGCTGAAAACGGAGCAGTTGTACACTATAG AGCCTTAAAAGGAGACTGTTCTAAGATCGGTCCTCACATGTATTTACTGGATTCAGGAGGTCAGTATCTCACTGGAACCACTGACGTTACCAGAACTGTCCACTTTGGCACTCCAACAGACGAAGAAAAGTTGGCCTACACACTTGTTCTTAAG GGCCATCTCGCGTTGAGACATGCCAAATTTCCAGAAGGCACACCGGGAGAATCATTGGATGTTTTGGCAAAATTGCCACTTTGGGAAAGAGGAATGAACTATTACCATGGAACTGGGCACGGAGTTGGTTCATACCTGAACGTACACGAGGGCCCCTGTAATATAACGTCATTGTACAAGCCCAAGGTGGGGAAACCAAACATTGTGTACTTGAAGCCTGGGATGGTCCTGTCAAATGAACCCGGCTTCTACGAGGCTGGGAAGTTTGGAGTTAGAATTGAAAATATGTTTTATGTTAAGGAACTAGATGATAGGTTCTCTAAAGATAACAGGAAATACTATGAATTTGATGACTTAACGCTTGTTCCATACTGTAAAGATTTACTCGATCACTCCTTACTCACTAAACAG GAAGTTGAATGGATAAATGAATACCATAAGAGAATATCAGATACATTAGTCCCAAGAATGTCATCTCGACCAGGATATGAAAAAGCGGTTGagtttttgaaaaaatctGCACAACCTCTACTacacaataaataa
- the nip-1 gene encoding Eukaryotic translation initiation factor 3 subunit 8 N-terminus family protein has protein sequence MQSKFWGDDSDDSYSDSSEYSSKSDDKDNRRGVDANKWTLDSSDDEGESRIVKSAKAKALETIQNHVKTIEHLRKINDYSELLKDYDILAKFVDKQYSSTRLPKLVVKMIVELSQFMEAQQKDKESYKKLSKAKTISFNTLRSRLRKFNEQHADIIEEYNKDPDNFYDVLQQSEDEDEESTESSYSEWDEDEEEEAEEEAEAPEEKSPKSGDTSGWSDSGSHPTSEAEDGDKHNKAMDKWGVKKAEARPEMVEKPKKTKTKAKKREVLEKQTPITSITKFSAVTAASDALVEYFKEVKLGNDDNPFAVMIPEVQEMLDTVHLSEEALRLFVKSIVEKRGKRGTNNFENLKILQSLPYIAKTISQSLYLEVLETLVHVLFDNYSHAYGAMTPTEWINTYRIASHLVSELISNPKSYLSSEMVNSAQNNLMDDLDKANLDKLSAEKLNNVDKVKMMDDRVKTSLTVLSTIVQKLNDELYKGLLYTEVHNPDYKTMLAYTIDMLYLLHRTLVYYLKFEKGNEFAATTALMILDHCHYKDDEISTKIWELVRNKIKDKKQTERFFPNENKKPSDLVTELVNFVFVYGTQREKIRACLHLAYNKSLHGHYYEAKDLLAASNLTDVASETDISTQILVNRNLAQLGICAFRAGLISEAHSYLMDMCVQNRHKELLAQGVSNLKNVEKTPEQERAEKRRLLPYHMHISIELIESVNYICALLLESANYVRYPLKAKEVISRQFRRMYDLYERQVFVGPPESNREVILNAFKHLQNGDWKQCFNFILSLNTWNNMPDREKVQETLKELIKVEGFRTYIFKYVNIYDSFSVEQLSSMFSLDENVVHSLISKMIVNGEILGSWDYSSKCCLINHSEPTELQKLAVKLAENLSTAVEQNELTLNMKNSKFALSQDRRFQQRDTRYSYGSRHDDGRMSTFNFNRNRRFIQQPRQTKQFPVPTR, from the coding sequence ATGCAGTCGAAGTTTTGGGGTGACGATTCCGATGATTCCTACTCAGACTCCTCTGAGTACTCAAGTAAGTCTGATGACAAGGATAATAGACGTGGAGTTGACGCTAACAAATGGACTTTGGACAGTTCGGACGACGAGGGAGAGTCAAGGATTGTGAAGTCAGCAAAGGCCAAGGCTCTGGAAACCATCCAAAACCATGTTAAAACCATTGAACACTTGAGAAAGATCAATGATTACTCAGAGTTGTTAAAGGATTACGATATTCTTGCAAAATTTGTGGATAAACAATACTCGTCCACCCGTTTACCTAAACTTGTTGTTAAGATGATAGTGGAACTTTCTCAGTTTATGGAGGCTCAGCAGAAGGACAAGGAAAGCTACAAGAAGCTCTCAAAGGCTAAGACAATCTCGTTTAACACGCTGAGATCAAGACTCAGAAAGTTCAACGAGCAACACGCTGATATTATTGAGGAGTACAACAAGGACCCTGACAATTTCTACGATGTGCTCCAGCAATCTGAGGATGAAGATGAGGAATCCACTGAATCCAGCTACTCTGAGTGGGACGAGGATGAAGAGGAGGAGGCTGAGGAAGAGGCTGAGGCTCCTGAAGAAAAATCGCCAAAATCTGGCGATACTAGCGGGTGGTCAGACTCGGGCTCCCATCCCACATCAGAAGCTGAGGACGGAGATAAGCATAACAAGGCGATGGATAAGTGGGGAGTAAAGAAGGCTGAGGCTCGACCGGAGATGGTTGAGAAGCCCAAGAAAACCAAGACTAAGGCCAAGAAGCGTGAAGTTCTTGAGAAACAAACACCAATAACGAGTATTACCAAGTTCTCAGCAGTGACTGCAGCCTCAGACGCACTTGTCGAGTACTTTAAGGAGGTTAAGCTTGGAAATGATGATAACCCATTCGCAGTGATGATTCCTGAGGTCCAAGAAATGCTAGACACTGTACACTTGAGTGAGGAGGCTCTAAGGTTGTTTGTAAAATCGATAGTTGAGAAGAGAGGAAAGAGGGGAACAAACAACTTTGAAAACCTAAAGATACTCCAGTCGCTGCCTTACATTGCAAAAACAATTTCTCAGTCACTGTACCTTGAAGTTTTGGAAACACTCGTGCACGTGctttttgataattattcaCATGCCTACGGAGCCATGACACCAACTGAGTGGATTAACACCTACCGAATTGCCTCACATCTAGTCTCAGAACTCATCAGTAACCCTAAATCTTATTTATCATCAGAAATGGTCAATTCTGCCCAAAACAATCTAATGGATGACTTAGATAAGGCTAATCTAGATAAACTTAGTGCTGAAAAGCTTAATAATGTcgataaagttaaaatgaTGGACGACAGAGTGAAAACGTCACTGACAGTTTTATCAACAATAGTGCAAAAGTTAAATGATGAGTTATATAAAGGTTTGCTATATACAGAAGTGCACAACCCAGATTATAAAACGATGTTGGCGTATACAATTGACATGTTGTATTTATTACACAGGACATTAGTTTATTATCTTAAGTTTGAGAAGGGCAATGAGTTTGCAGCAACAACAGCTCTGATGATTTTAGATCACTGCCACTACAAGGATGACGAGATTTCCACTAAAATCTGGGAACTCGTCAGGAATAAAATCAAGGATAAGAAACAAACTGAGAGGTTCTTCCCAAACGAGAACAAGAAGCCGAGTGATCTGGTTACTGAGCTTGTAAACTTTGTATTTGTGTATGGAACACAACGGGAGAAGATAAGAGCTTGTCTACATTTAGCATATAATAAATCACTACACGGCCACTATTACGAGGCAAAGGACCTTTTGGCAGCATCAAATCTAACTGACGTAGCTAGTGAAACTGATATTTCAACTCAGATTCTGGTTAACAGAAACTTAGCTCAGCTTGGAATCTGTGCCTTTAGAGCAGGTTTAATCAGCGAAGCTCATTCTTACCTCATGGACATGTGTGTGCAAAACAGACATAAAGAATTGTTGGCTCAAGGTGTGTCGAATTTAAAGAATGTTGAGAAAACTCCTGAACAGGAACGCGCTGAGAAGAGGAGACTTTTACCCTACCACATGCACATTAGCATTGAGCTGATTGAGTCAGTTAACTACATTTGTGCTTTATTGTTAGAATCTGCAAACTACGTAAGATATCCCCTAAAGGCAAAGGAGGTTATTTCAAGACAGTTTAGGAGGATGTACGACTTGTATGAGAGGCAAGTGTTTGTAGGGCCTCCAGAGAGCAACAGagaagtaattttaaacgCCTTTAAGCACTTACAAAACGGTGACTGGAAACAAtgttttaactttattttgtCCCTAAATACCTGGAATAACATGCCTGATAGGGAAAAGGTACAGGAGACTTTGAAAGAGCTGATCAAGGTCGAGGGTTTCAGAACCTACATCTTCAAATACGTCAACATCTACGATTCATTCTCAGTTGAGCAACTCTCCTCAATGTTTAGCCTCGACGAAAATGTAGTTCACTCCCTAATCAGCAAAATGATTGTTAACGGTGAAATACTCGGTAGCTGGGACTACAGCAGTAAGTGCTGCCTCATAAACCACAGCGAACCTACTGAACTTCAGAAACTTGCAGTCAAACTTGCAGAGAACCTTTCTACCGCAGTTGAGCAGAACGAACTAACTCTGAACATGAAGAACTCCAAGTTCGCGCTCTCTCAGGACAGGCGTTTCCAGCAACGAGACACTCGCTACTCCTACGGCTCACGTCATGACGACGGCAGGATGTCCACCTTCAACTTTAATAGAAACCGCAGATTCATCCAACAACCCAGACAAACAAAGCAATTCCCTGTGCCCACAagataa